In Leptospira bouyouniensis, the following proteins share a genomic window:
- the mtnC gene encoding acireductone synthase, translating to MQIKHNLLDIEGTTAPIAFVHEILFPYAKKHIHSFLKDYQFSEDQWTEIQTEFQKDISTSDSLLTQKLSIQKSSGELNANEIPKTLSMQFVSVYFEYLIEKDRKFGPLKSIQGKIWKQGYESGEIKSTVYEDVLGFLKSSKEAGIQNHVYSSGSVEAQHLIYQYSVLGDLREYFTSYFDTAVGGKREKESYERIVGILNVLPNQIRFFTDIVEEAEAANATGMDVVILNRPGNLKQKPHPFPIWEHF from the coding sequence ATGCAGATTAAACATAACTTACTTGATATAGAAGGGACAACGGCACCAATTGCCTTTGTCCACGAGATTCTTTTTCCTTATGCGAAAAAACACATTCATTCTTTTTTAAAGGACTATCAATTTTCGGAAGACCAATGGACGGAAATCCAAACGGAATTCCAAAAAGATATATCAACTTCTGATTCATTACTAACTCAAAAACTTTCGATTCAAAAATCTTCTGGTGAATTGAATGCAAATGAAATACCAAAAACACTTTCTATGCAATTCGTTTCCGTTTATTTTGAATATTTAATTGAGAAGGATCGAAAATTTGGTCCCTTGAAATCGATTCAAGGTAAAATTTGGAAACAGGGTTATGAATCTGGTGAAATCAAAAGTACCGTGTATGAAGATGTCCTGGGTTTTTTAAAATCTTCCAAAGAAGCCGGGATTCAAAATCATGTTTATTCCTCTGGTTCAGTGGAAGCTCAACATTTAATCTATCAATATTCGGTGTTAGGTGATTTGCGAGAGTACTTCACTTCTTATTTTGATACGGCAGTTGGTGGCAAAAGAGAAAAAGAGAGTTATGAAAGGATTGTTGGAATCCTCAATGTTTTGCCCAATCAAATTCGATTTTTTACCGACATTGTTGAAGAAGCGGAAGCAGCTAATGCTACAGGAATGGATGTGGTAATTTTAAATCGGCCTGGAAACCTCAAACAAAAACCTCATCCATTCCCTATTTGGGAACATTTTTAA
- a CDS encoding prokaryotic cytochrome C oxidase subunit IV yields MLQIVFTYLILFLTVYLSFYGFGSFVPGNWNLIVMSALKFLLISFVFMNLIQAHFFWKIIFSGLIFVYSFGIWFFT; encoded by the coding sequence ATGTTACAGATTGTATTTACTTATTTAATATTGTTTCTGACTGTTTACCTTTCTTTTTATGGGTTTGGATCATTTGTGCCTGGTAATTGGAATTTGATAGTTATGAGTGCACTCAAATTTCTTCTCATCTCGTTTGTGTTTATGAATTTAATCCAGGCTCATTTTTTTTGGAAAATCATTTTCTCAGGTCTTATATTCGTGTATTCGTTTGGGATTTGGTTTTTTACTTAA
- a CDS encoding cytochrome c oxidase subunit 3 yields the protein MNTKFAESDESIWYPPGGILIWLIVFVEVITFCMGIGSLIFDKAQNPSGFQAMQSQLNRSFAFWNTIFLLTSGFLLALSVYAKEKQKEPIFIFGILGSIIFGLGFLILKFLEFENKWSLGFTLDLSVFFSYYWLLTGFHYLHVVVGLLILLIVFFTRKNIQFVNLEAGAIFWHMCDLIWLILYPALYLIQ from the coding sequence ATGAACACCAAGTTCGCAGAGAGTGACGAATCAATCTGGTACCCACCAGGTGGAATCTTGATTTGGCTCATTGTTTTTGTTGAAGTGATCACATTTTGTATGGGAATTGGATCTCTCATCTTTGATAAAGCTCAAAATCCAAGTGGTTTTCAAGCCATGCAAAGCCAATTGAATCGAAGTTTTGCGTTTTGGAATACCATCTTCCTTCTTACGAGCGGATTTTTATTAGCATTAAGTGTATACGCAAAAGAAAAACAAAAAGAACCAATTTTCATTTTTGGAATCTTAGGCTCTATAATATTTGGTTTAGGATTTTTGATTCTTAAATTTTTAGAATTCGAAAATAAATGGAGTTTAGGTTTTACTTTAGACTTAAGTGTCTTTTTTAGCTATTACTGGTTGTTAACTGGCTTTCACTACTTACATGTAGTTGTTGGTTTATTAATCCTACTTATTGTATTCTTCACTCGTAAAAACATACAATTTGTCAACTTAGAAGCTGGGGCTATATTTTGGCATATGTGTGATCTTATTTGGTTAATTTTGTACCCAGCATTGTATTTGATCCAATAA
- a CDS encoding c-type cytochrome, with the protein MLSKSQARAFFLGGTFLFSAIFVFLTIDSIRQNDARTNAQNLTEDVLKGKEIWEKNNCMGCHTLLGEGAYYAPDLTKVVERRGVSWIDVFLDDPQAMFPGERKMVKYNFTKEEKGQVIAFLDWVGKIDANGWPPKPNIPVDSIAIAVSPQTSTNIVKVSQPEKFSQLCVACHAVGGKGGNVGPTLDHVGSKFDADYLNRWLIDPQVIKPGTNMPKLPLSDTERKDIVTYLSALK; encoded by the coding sequence ATGCTTTCAAAATCGCAAGCTAGGGCATTCTTTCTGGGTGGAACGTTTTTGTTCAGTGCAATCTTTGTGTTCCTCACAATAGATTCCATTCGACAAAACGATGCCCGTACCAATGCGCAAAACTTAACTGAAGATGTGCTGAAGGGGAAAGAGATTTGGGAAAAAAACAATTGTATGGGTTGCCATACCTTACTTGGAGAAGGCGCTTATTACGCTCCTGATTTGACAAAAGTTGTCGAACGAAGGGGTGTTAGTTGGATCGATGTGTTTTTAGATGATCCTCAAGCGATGTTCCCTGGGGAACGTAAAATGGTGAAATACAATTTCACGAAAGAAGAAAAAGGACAGGTCATCGCCTTCTTGGATTGGGTTGGAAAGATTGATGCAAATGGTTGGCCTCCAAAACCAAATATTCCAGTTGATTCGATTGCAATAGCCGTATCTCCGCAAACTTCAACTAATATTGTCAAAGTATCGCAACCAGAAAAGTTTTCACAGCTTTGTGTCGCCTGTCACGCAGTAGGTGGTAAGGGTGGAAATGTGGGGCCAACACTTGACCATGTTGGATCAAAGTTTGATGCCGATTACCTTAATCGTTGGTTGATTGATCCACAAGTGATTAAACCGGGAACAAATATGCCAAAGTTACCGTTAAGTGATACAGAGAGAAAAGACATCGTAACTTATCTTTCTGCATTAAAATAA
- a CDS encoding cbb3-type cytochrome c oxidase subunit I produces MRFQSQKVAYWFFATCMLLLSLQIVYGFIMGFARIGMDGLHDYIPFNTARATHTNLLVVWLLTGFMGAAYYIIPEESDRELYSVKLAYIQLISWVVVGVIAIVGFHFNWWEGRKFLEIPRPLDYLVVVNVLTFLFNIAMTIWEAKKRSTTQLVLFFGLLCAALLYLPGMIYFDNQTLDSYFRWWVVHLWVEGVWELIMGGILAFLLIKLTGVDREVIEKWLYVVVGLTFLSGILGTGHHYYWIGTPKYWLMVGGIFSALEPLAFLGMAIWALNMYRKKGKDHPNKIALYWTLGSAIMSFIGAGFLGFAHTWPAVNQWTHGTLVTAMHGHLAFWGAYAMLVLAVISYAMPNMTGRKLFTGMSGYLAFWASNVGMLGMTGALAVAGITQVYLERKLGMDFLVVQKEIVFHFIGMLLAATLFTVGITYFIVDFIRHGLPSNEALGKNVGDLD; encoded by the coding sequence ATGAGATTCCAATCACAAAAGGTCGCATATTGGTTCTTTGCAACTTGTATGTTACTCTTATCATTACAAATCGTTTATGGTTTTATCATGGGTTTCGCTCGTATTGGAATGGATGGACTACATGATTATATTCCGTTTAATACAGCACGTGCGACACATACCAATTTACTTGTCGTTTGGTTATTAACTGGATTCATGGGTGCGGCGTATTACATCATCCCAGAAGAATCCGACCGGGAATTGTATAGTGTAAAACTCGCTTATATCCAACTTATTTCTTGGGTTGTGGTGGGTGTTATCGCGATTGTTGGTTTCCATTTTAATTGGTGGGAAGGCCGTAAGTTCTTAGAAATTCCTAGACCTCTTGATTATTTGGTTGTTGTCAATGTTTTGACTTTTCTTTTTAACATTGCAATGACCATTTGGGAAGCCAAAAAAAGAAGTACAACACAACTAGTTCTTTTCTTTGGTCTGTTATGCGCGGCTTTATTGTATCTTCCAGGTATGATTTACTTCGACAACCAAACCCTCGATTCCTACTTTCGATGGTGGGTCGTACACCTTTGGGTAGAAGGAGTTTGGGAACTCATCATGGGTGGTATCTTAGCATTTTTACTCATCAAACTCACGGGAGTGGATCGAGAAGTGATAGAAAAATGGTTGTATGTGGTTGTTGGTCTCACTTTTCTTTCTGGGATTTTGGGAACCGGCCATCACTATTATTGGATTGGAACTCCAAAGTATTGGCTGATGGTGGGTGGTATTTTTTCAGCATTAGAGCCACTTGCATTCCTTGGAATGGCGATTTGGGCACTCAATATGTATCGTAAAAAGGGTAAAGACCATCCAAATAAAATCGCACTCTATTGGACACTTGGAAGTGCGATCATGTCTTTTATTGGAGCTGGATTTCTAGGTTTTGCACACACATGGCCTGCGGTCAATCAATGGACACATGGTACACTTGTCACTGCGATGCACGGTCACCTTGCGTTCTGGGGAGCTTACGCCATGTTAGTGTTAGCTGTAATTTCTTATGCAATGCCAAACATGACAGGTAGAAAACTGTTTACTGGTATGTCAGGGTATTTAGCATTTTGGGCATCCAATGTTGGTATGTTAGGAATGACTGGAGCTCTAGCTGTCGCGGGGATCACACAAGTATACCTTGAACGTAAATTGGGTATGGATTTTCTTGTCGTACAAAAAGAAATCGTATTCCACTTTATTGGAATGTTACTTGCGGCAACACTTTTCACAGTTGGAATCACTTATTTTATCGTTGATTTCATTCGACATGGACTTCCATCAAACGAAGCTCTTGGAAAAAATGTTGGCGATTTAGATTAA
- a CDS encoding CbbQ/NirQ/NorQ/GpvN family protein: MLTTKIPYYEPIGKEVEIFQMAAENTLPLLLKGPTGSGKSRFLEFMAHQMGRKLITILCNDETSAVDLVGRFIVKGADTIWMDGPLTMGVKEGAIVYLDEIAEARPDTLVTIHSLTDHRRTLFIERKNESLVAHPDFLLVASYNPGYQKGFKELKPSTKQRFLGMDFPYPKASVEEKIIVGETGISESISKKLVQFANLVRNKPELGLAETVSTRLLVSCAKLISKGLPSRLAGRTAIILPLTDDDDTVSALQDSFDLIF, translated from the coding sequence ATGTTAACAACAAAAATTCCCTATTACGAACCAATCGGTAAGGAAGTAGAAATTTTTCAAATGGCGGCCGAGAACACTCTGCCGCTTTTGCTAAAAGGACCCACTGGCTCTGGAAAATCCCGATTTTTAGAATTTATGGCACATCAAATGGGTCGTAAACTCATCACCATATTATGCAATGATGAAACCTCTGCAGTGGATTTGGTGGGGCGATTCATTGTTAAAGGTGCAGATACCATTTGGATGGATGGCCCACTCACAATGGGAGTGAAAGAAGGTGCGATTGTGTATTTGGATGAAATTGCCGAGGCAAGGCCAGATACTCTTGTCACAATCCATTCACTCACGGACCACAGGCGAACTTTATTCATAGAACGAAAAAATGAGTCATTGGTAGCGCACCCTGATTTTTTATTGGTGGCATCGTATAATCCTGGATACCAAAAAGGATTTAAAGAATTAAAACCTTCCACCAAACAACGATTTTTAGGAATGGATTTTCCTTATCCAAAAGCATCAGTAGAAGAAAAGATCATCGTTGGAGAAACTGGAATTTCAGAATCAATATCTAAAAAATTAGTGCAGTTTGCAAATTTAGTTCGTAATAAACCTGAGTTAGGTTTGGCGGAAACTGTTTCCACAAGGTTACTCGTTTCCTGCGCTAAGTTAATATCTAAAGGGCTTCCTTCTCGTTTAGCAGGTCGTACAGCAATCATCTTACCTTTGACAGACGATGATGATACTGTTAGTGCATTACAAGATAGCTTTGATTTAATCTTTTAG